The nucleotide window CCGCCTCGGGGACCCCCCTGGCGGCACGCCGCGTGCCTCCATACGCCCGGCAGCCGGGAGCCAGACGAATTTCTCATTCGCCATATTCACCTGTTTatttgggcttgtttgacttgtaaaccgtactttttcagccaacgaataatatttttctcttacaccgaatcaaccaacaatacttttagccatgacttatcagccaaacaagcccaagcaaATAGGGCGATTCCCGTCCCAACTCATCTAGCAAATGACTTGTTTAAATCTGATTGCAAGCCAAATGAAGAAGAATGTATGTATCTATTTATTAAATGGTGTCTTGACCTGTTTCTTAGACCTGCATATATGGAATCTACTACTCTGTCATAGACTGTGGCAGTGGCCATTGTCAATCAACAACGCTGAGCCCCCAGAGAGGTTCCTGCCTGATTCCAGCAGAACAAAGTTCACACACGGTAAATCAGCTCAACGCCCGACATAGCAGAGCGGTTGACACGCTTCCGCTCTTTGTATTTCGGTTTCTCAAAGCTAATTAACCCTGTTCGGCGGCCGGTTTTTaatttaggcctcgtttagattgcgaaaaaatttgaacctgatgaatagtaccactttcgtcttatttggtaaatattgtccattcgtggaccaactaggctcaaaagattcatctcgtgatttccaactgaactgtgtaattagttattttttttacctacatttaatactccatgtaagcggctaaaaattgatgtgatggagagagagtaaaaaaacttggaatttggatggcatcaaAACAAGGCCTTACAACCACTGCTGTTGCTGCAACAGCTGGCTGCCACAAAATTACTGTACTGACAGCCAACAGCAGCTGCGTTTACAGGCAGCCGAAGCAGTCTCCAAAAATCCTATCTGGACAATCCCATGCGCAGATGCGCTGCCCTGCTTTCAGTTCCCTGCTAGTGCTAGTGCTAGGGTAGACATAATAATGAAACCGTGATGCATGGGCCATTCTCTGCACCTTAGTACTCATCCATAGCGGGTTCAGCTCCACCCCAAATTTCAAAAAGTGATACAATACCTATCATATCGAATATTTGCGGTCCGTGTATgaaacattaaatgtagatgaaaaaaactaattacacagtttggtggaaaattacgagacggacgttttaagcctaattagtccatgtttgaacactaatcgccaaataaaaacaaaaatactgcACTAAcccaaaattccaacttcctaAAACTAAACACGCTAGCTATTTGTTCTTCTCTTTTTGTTGTGGGAATGCCGATCCGACCTGATAGAGAGATCACAGATGGCGTAGACCCACATCAACAGATTGCCGCCGTGTCCTATGCTGCTGTAGTCTAGTCATCAACGGCTGCAAGCTGCACTGCTCAGAGCTCACGCACTGACGAATTCTCTATGCTTGAACGCGAGCCCCCTAGGCACCGTGTCTGTACTGCTTAATGGGCCATGCTAGGACGAGGCCCTGCCCTATTTGATGTCCTAGTGGCACACGTGCTCTTCTGATTGACATTTTAATTTAGCCTGCTCTgttatcttcttttctttttcaggaTACAAAATGGAGGCCCGTTTGTAGTTTGTTGGGGGCCTTTTCCGTTGCTTTTCTGAGAAATCCGTGCGTTTCATTTCAGCTCATCACATCACATAAATAATACCTAAAAAATCGATATTATTAGCCCCGTGAaaactcttcttcttgctcaacAACCCATCATCACACATTGACGACATTGAGATGGTATCACTATATGGTTCAAAATGTTTGATTGCAGCCTTTGAAATGGACGGACGGACATGCATGGCTCCAAGACACTCATGGCCAATATATGCATGTACCAGTACCAGTACCAGTACGTGTAGATCACTGAACGAATGAAATACGCAGCACATTCTACATACAAAAAGAAAGATTAGCACATTCAAGACGCCAAAATAGAAACTCGAGATGGTTCGCCGCCGAATAGTAGGTGTGCACGCATGATGCATCTCCTAGCTCGGTTGTATGGTGATTGATTAGTAGTTGACGGCGGAGCACTTGCGGCGGACCTCGCCCTCGTTTCCTGTGAGCACCTGGACCTCGCCGAGGCGGCGCATGGACTGGGCGAATTGGCCGACGAAGGCCTGGGACTTCTGGTCGGCGTAGGACCTGACGAACCCGCCCGTCCGGGAGTCCGCGAGCAGCTTCTGGTCCGTGTCCAGCAGCCCCTTCCCGTGCAGCAGGTTCTTGTAGAACTGGTTGTCGAACGCCGTGGGCGTCTCGCCGTCCAGCTCCACGTActccgcgtcgccgccgccggcgcactTGCGCTGCAGGAAGTCGCCGTACTGCCGGTCCAGCGTGCCTGCCTTCAGCCGGCCCAACAGCCCCGGCCTCACCGCGCCGCACGTCGCGCGACCGATCGTGTGAGCTCctgcacgcatgcatgcatgtccacTGTATGTcagcgtgtgtgtgtgttagtGTGTATGTACACGACCGATGCATTGCACGCACTCACGACTCAGGAGTCAGGACTCACCGGAGAGGGCGACGAGGTCTTGGATGTTGAGCCCGTTCTTCTCGAAGAAGGCGATGAGCTGGTTGACGCTCTGGCCGTTCATGGGGACGTCGCGGTCGGCCGCGTCGGCGCTGAAGTAGCCCTTCCGGTCCTTGCGCCCGTACTTGAGCGACCAGTAAGGGCCCCTGACCGCGGGCGAGGCGACGGCgtcgcgggcggcggcggtgaggATGTCGGCGCAGGAGACGGTGGCGTGGCACTTGGCTTCCAGCTCCTTCTTGATCTCCTCGATCAGCTCGAAGCCGCGCAGCGTCCTGCTCGCCTGCGCGTACTTCTCGCTCTGCCCGGGCACGTCTATCAGGACCGACCCGTCCACGCCCTGCACGCACCGACCGCCGGCAACACCACAATCTCCACCATGTCAATTCGCCCATTCACCGACCAGTCGAccataaattagttaggcttctGTTCTACTGTACTAGCTTATTACGTACCCCGACGGCGAAGTCGTGGAAGAAGAGGCGGATGATGCTGGCGGCGAGGGTCTCGTCGGCTTTCACAGCCTTCATCACAGCCGTCCCGACGATTTTCTCCATGTCCGGGCACGACTTCTCGTAGTACCTCTCGTCAAGGCCGTCCACGGACTTCTGGTACGGCACCGTGTAGCTGCCttcctggccgccgccgccgccattcgAACCGGCCGCAGCGCCGTCGCCACTGTAACCGTTGGAACCCGCTTGAGCATCGTGGTGTCCGCCAGCATAGCCGTTCTCCCCCGGCGAAGCGCCGTAGCCTGTCGCGGCCACCgagacggcgaggaggaggaggaacccggaGAGGGCCAGGAACGAGGAGACAGCCCGCGGCGTCCTCATCTTAGCTCTGTCGATCGATCGCCGGGGGGTGGACCTGAGGCTTCTAGTTGTAGCTCGTGATGGTATCCATTGCGGCAGCATACTTTTTATACTACTGGTACAGCAGCTACCTCCCCGTACATGCAAGCACGTACTCCTAGCAGCTTACAACGACGTGAGGAGCAACACATACAGCATTTTGATCGACGATACCTAGATGGTTTGCACGTAGGTGGTGGCTGTTGTTGTTGGAAGCTTGGAGTAATCCAATTATATATTCTTCAATTGTTGTCGGCATTTATTTCAAAAGGAAGCGTGTCCATTGCAGATAGATAATGAGGCCCTGATTTCTGTTAGTGTTAGAGCTTCACTTGCAGCAATCCACATCGTGTCAGCAACTCCCATCTTGCTGCTAAATACAAAGTCAAAGGCACACATAGCCACATTGCAATTTCCTATTGGCTCCTGCAGACACACAGCTTGGTAGCAGAATGTTAATTCAGGGTAGACACTGGTGCTGGTCTCACCGGATGAGAAAAATGGCAAGAGAATGAGATTACTAGGGGTGGGTGTTTTGGGGAGAGGTATTTCGCCGGGACTCATGAATTCAGTTCAAATCTGCAGTGAATGAAATGTCAATAGTGTTGTCTGGGCCAAAACATGCTCCATGCATCTGTTGGTCCATACATGCGACTTAGTTTCAAACA belongs to Miscanthus floridulus cultivar M001 chromosome 4, ASM1932011v1, whole genome shotgun sequence and includes:
- the LOC136552372 gene encoding peroxidase 7-like translates to MRTPRAVSSFLALSGFLLLLAVSVAATGYGASPGENGYAGGHHDAQAGSNGYSGDGAAAGSNGGGGGQEGSYTVPYQKSVDGLDERYYEKSCPDMEKIVGTAVMKAVKADETLAASIIRLFFHDFAVGGVDGSVLIDVPGQSEKYAQASRTLRGFELIEEIKKELEAKCHATVSCADILTAAARDAVASPAVRGPYWSLKYGRKDRKGYFSADAADRDVPMNGQSVNQLIAFFEKNGLNIQDLVALSGAHTIGRATCGAVRPGLLGRLKAGTLDRQYGDFLQRKCAGGGDAEYVELDGETPTAFDNQFYKNLLHGKGLLDTDQKLLADSRTGGFVRSYADQKSQAFVGQFAQSMRRLGEVQVLTGNEGEVRRKCSAVNY